One segment of Candidatus Dormiibacterota bacterium DNA contains the following:
- the flgB gene encoding flagellar basal body rod protein FlgB — protein MADISGISFGQPVDLLSNAIAGASDEQNQIANNIANVNTPNFRRSDVSFKEALAESLGTPAPTDTLGLKTDSSRQFSLNDGKPPMPFDPKAQIDTSTQMRVDKSNVDIDQEMARLSVNSGYEQDMAQLLTSQYKRLREAIQEQPT, from the coding sequence ATGGCTGATATTAGCGGCATCTCTTTTGGCCAGCCCGTCGATCTGCTTTCAAATGCGATCGCCGGAGCATCCGACGAGCAGAACCAGATCGCGAATAATATCGCGAATGTGAACACGCCGAATTTTCGGCGCTCCGATGTCTCGTTCAAAGAAGCGCTCGCGGAATCGTTGGGCACGCCCGCGCCTACCGATACGCTGGGGTTGAAGACGGATAGCAGCCGGCAGTTTTCGCTCAATGACGGTAAGCCGCCGATGCCGTTCGATCCGAAGGCGCAGATCGATACCAGCACGCAGATGCGGGTCGATAAGAGCAACGTCGATATCGATCAAGAGATGGCCCGGCTCTCGGTCAATTCGGGATACGAGCAGGACATGGCGCAACTGCTGACCTCGCAGTACAAGCGTCTGCGCGAAGCCATTCAGGAGCAACCGACCTAA
- the flgC gene encoding flagellar basal body rod protein FlgC, which translates to MGFYSSIEISASGLSAERLAMDVIANNIANANTTRTPQGGAFKRQLVVFAQKSNGTNPDGSPIPAGADPFSPNAAVKPSVNGVQAVGIVNDPSPDRLVFDPGNPEADARGYVHYPNVQIVKEMVDMMAASRAYEANVAAIQEARSMGTADLALLRS; encoded by the coding sequence ATGGGATTTTATAGCTCGATCGAGATCAGCGCGTCCGGGCTCTCCGCGGAGCGGCTCGCGATGGACGTGATCGCCAACAATATCGCCAATGCGAATACGACGCGCACGCCGCAGGGCGGGGCGTTCAAGCGACAGTTGGTGGTGTTCGCTCAGAAGTCCAACGGCACCAATCCCGACGGTTCGCCGATTCCGGCCGGCGCCGACCCGTTCTCGCCGAATGCCGCAGTAAAGCCAAGCGTCAACGGCGTTCAGGCGGTGGGTATCGTGAACGATCCCAGCCCCGATCGCCTGGTGTTCGATCCCGGCAATCCCGAGGCGGATGCGCGTGGGTACGTGCATTATCCCAACGTGCAGATCGTCAAAGAGATGGTTGATATGATGGCTGCGTCGCGGGCCTACGAGGCCAACGTAGCGGCGATTCAAGAGGCGCGGAGTATGGGCACCGCCGATCTCGCACTGCTGCGTAGCTAA
- the fliE gene encoding flagellar hook-basal body complex protein FliE codes for MDINAYSKAISAVTPGTFVPDIGTQAPASIPLPSDQSTAGAGGVSFKDTVKSLLDDVNSKQVTADQKSMAIATGQSHDMEGTVKAVEEASLSMQMTLAIRNKLLSAYTEIGRMQF; via the coding sequence ATGGACATTAACGCTTACAGCAAGGCCATCAGCGCGGTGACGCCCGGGACCTTTGTGCCCGATATCGGGACGCAGGCGCCGGCGTCGATCCCGTTGCCTTCCGATCAATCAACGGCCGGGGCGGGCGGCGTCTCGTTCAAGGATACGGTCAAGTCGCTCCTGGACGACGTGAACTCAAAACAGGTGACGGCCGATCAGAAGTCCATGGCGATCGCGACCGGGCAGTCTCACGACATGGAGGGGACGGTCAAGGCGGTTGAAGAGGCCTCGCTCTCGATGCAGATGACCCTGGCGATCAGAAATAAGCTTCTGAGCGCCTATACTGAAATTGGGCGCATGCAGTTCTAA
- the flgF gene encoding flagellar basal-body rod protein FlgF, producing the protein MVRGIYTAASGALVAQSMVDNVANNLANVNTSGFKQTLMQIASAGTLNIYHLQTNPGQTPNRATPGVSSATYIGQLGTGSQVYDTPENFSQGALQRTGNPLDVALAGPNAFFAVQTPQGVRYTRDGQFLQDANGNLTTQDGLSVLNAQGRPINLQPQGAGADQSTIAIASDGTISEQGRVIDQLAVVQFNNLAALRPQGDNQFVDTGQAGPAASTVGVQQGTLEKSNGNVVRSMVDLITAERWFDANERVIKNEDDATNLAITQVGKSQ; encoded by the coding sequence TTGGTACGTGGCATCTACACGGCAGCGAGCGGAGCGCTCGTCGCCCAGAGCATGGTCGATAACGTTGCGAATAATCTCGCCAACGTCAATACGAGCGGCTTCAAGCAGACGCTGATGCAAATCGCGTCCGCGGGCACGCTCAACATCTATCATCTTCAGACCAATCCCGGCCAGACGCCGAACCGCGCGACGCCCGGCGTTTCGAGCGCGACGTATATCGGCCAGCTTGGGACCGGCTCGCAGGTGTACGATACACCGGAAAACTTCTCGCAGGGCGCGCTCCAGCGAACGGGCAATCCGCTCGACGTCGCGCTGGCCGGGCCCAACGCGTTCTTCGCCGTGCAGACGCCGCAAGGCGTCCGGTATACGCGCGACGGACAGTTTTTGCAAGACGCCAACGGAAACCTAACCACGCAAGACGGCCTCTCCGTGCTCAACGCGCAGGGACGGCCGATCAACCTGCAACCGCAGGGCGCCGGAGCCGACCAGAGCACGATCGCGATTGCCAGCGACGGCACGATTTCGGAGCAAGGGCGCGTGATAGATCAACTTGCTGTGGTGCAGTTTAACAATCTCGCGGCACTCCGCCCGCAAGGCGACAATCAGTTCGTCGATACGGGGCAGGCGGGGCCGGCGGCTTCGACCGTCGGCGTGCAGCAGGGCACGCTCGAGAAGAGCAACGGCAACGTGGTGCGATCGATGGTCGATCTCATTACGGCCGAACGGTGGTTCGACGCGAACGAGCGCGTGATCAAGAACGAAGACGACGCGACCAACCTTGCGATCACGCAAGTCGGCAAATCGCAGTAA
- the flgG gene encoding flagellar basal-body rod protein FlgG codes for MMRALYTAASGMVAQQYNMDTISNNLANVDTTGFKGNLAHFQDLIYQQIQAPGSPIGASIVPVGQQVGLGVKVGSSEKEFTQGSLVQTGNSLDVAVEGDGFFQVTMPDGTTAYTRDGSFKEDANGAIVTADGNFLQPQITIPQNAISVGIGPDGTVTAQVPGSSQPQQLGQITLARFVNNAGLSPVGGNNLYTQTAASGPPVVTQPGLNGAGSLQGGYLENSNVQVVNEIVNMIVAQRAYEANSKSIGAADQMLSTAVNMSPFQ; via the coding sequence ATGATGCGAGCACTCTATACTGCGGCTAGCGGCATGGTCGCCCAGCAGTACAACATGGATACCATCTCCAACAACCTAGCCAACGTCGATACGACCGGCTTTAAGGGCAACCTCGCGCACTTCCAGGATCTGATATATCAGCAGATTCAGGCGCCGGGCTCTCCGATCGGTGCGAGCATCGTTCCGGTCGGGCAGCAAGTCGGTTTGGGCGTGAAGGTCGGCTCGTCGGAGAAAGAGTTTACGCAAGGCTCGCTCGTGCAGACGGGTAATTCGCTGGACGTTGCGGTCGAAGGCGACGGCTTCTTTCAGGTGACGATGCCGGACGGTACGACCGCTTACACGCGCGACGGCTCTTTCAAAGAAGATGCCAACGGCGCGATCGTCACGGCGGACGGAAATTTTCTGCAACCGCAAATCACGATTCCGCAGAACGCTATCTCGGTCGGCATCGGCCCCGACGGCACGGTTACCGCGCAGGTTCCGGGCAGCAGTCAGCCGCAGCAGCTCGGGCAGATTACGCTGGCGCGGTTCGTCAATAACGCCGGGCTCTCGCCGGTCGGCGGCAACAATCTGTACACGCAGACGGCCGCCAGCGGACCGCCGGTGGTGACTCAGCCGGGCCTCAACGGTGCCGGGAGCCTCCAAGGCGGTTACCTCGAGAACTCCAACGTGCAAGTCGTCAACGAGATCGTCAACATGATCGTCGCGCAACGCGCGTACGAAGCGAATTCGAAGTCGATCGGCGCGGCCGACCAAATGCTCTCAACCGCCGTCAATATGTCGCCGTTCCAATAA
- the flgA gene encoding flagellar basal body P-ring formation chaperone FlgA — MMKRSTIVLAVLALLAPIWGGLGVARAQIAGTQRVSGTRLAALANRAVHGIRVGSDATIVPAFTVADQLLQNGKLSLVVGSALVNPSYINVPIELDVNGHFVRTIFVGYRVQRWVDTAVAARDLVPGTLLTARDLRVARVPFDGQQVNGTRVLVGRRILSAFRAGQPVAIEATQINQIVKPGASVVLIVHDGGVSVVADVVARNGGGLGDQISVFNPQTNKTLSGTIVGPDRVELNLGDTQ, encoded by the coding sequence ATGATGAAGCGCTCGACGATCGTTCTCGCAGTCCTCGCGTTGCTCGCTCCCATATGGGGCGGGCTCGGCGTGGCGCGCGCGCAGATCGCCGGGACGCAGCGGGTCAGCGGTACTCGGTTGGCGGCACTCGCCAATCGCGCCGTGCACGGGATCCGCGTCGGTTCGGATGCGACGATCGTCCCGGCCTTCACGGTCGCCGATCAGTTGCTCCAAAACGGCAAACTCTCGCTGGTGGTCGGAAGCGCGCTCGTCAATCCGTCGTATATCAACGTGCCGATCGAGCTGGATGTCAACGGGCACTTCGTGCGCACGATCTTCGTTGGGTATCGCGTGCAGCGATGGGTCGATACGGCCGTGGCGGCGCGGGACTTGGTCCCCGGAACGCTGCTCACCGCCCGCGACCTGCGCGTCGCTCGGGTGCCCTTCGACGGGCAGCAGGTCAACGGTACGCGCGTGCTGGTCGGACGGCGGATCCTTTCCGCGTTTCGCGCCGGTCAGCCGGTCGCGATCGAGGCAACACAGATCAATCAGATCGTGAAGCCCGGTGCCAGCGTGGTCCTCATCGTGCACGATGGTGGGGTCTCGGTCGTGGCCGACGTCGTCGCTCGCAACGGCGGCGGGCTCGGCGACCAGATCTCGGTCTTCAACCCGCAAACCAATAAAACGCTCTCCGGAACCATCGTCGGGCCGGACCGTGTCGAACTCAACTTGGGAGATACACAGTAA
- a CDS encoding flagellar basal body L-ring protein FlgH, whose translation MRTLVAMLVLFALAPIAASADTLYVAAPPPAGPGHPLRLGPDHRAQQIGDLVYVQFDFNDANAHTNNYNSAKSSGINTTGGFGNFNIALLKNTSGIGGSSQTQTTQSATGADSFVSTMMATVTNVLPSGTLEIAGDQGVVINGRQQTLHITGYVRPEDIDNTDAILSSRVADVHATFKGDDQKNKGLLSRILSWLF comes from the coding sequence ATGCGTACGCTGGTTGCCATGCTCGTCCTCTTCGCTCTGGCTCCGATCGCAGCGAGCGCGGACACGCTCTACGTTGCTGCGCCGCCTCCGGCCGGGCCGGGCCACCCATTGCGACTGGGGCCCGATCATCGCGCCCAGCAGATCGGTGATTTGGTCTACGTACAGTTCGATTTCAACGACGCCAACGCGCATACCAACAACTACAACAGCGCGAAATCATCGGGTATCAACACCACCGGCGGATTCGGAAATTTCAATATCGCGCTGCTCAAGAATACCAGCGGGATCGGCGGATCCAGCCAGACCCAGACGACCCAAAGCGCCACCGGTGCCGACTCCTTCGTTTCGACCATGATGGCCACCGTCACGAACGTGCTGCCCAGCGGCACGCTCGAAATTGCCGGCGACCAAGGCGTGGTCATCAACGGTCGTCAACAGACCCTTCATATCACGGGGTACGTTCGTCCCGAGGATATCGATAATACCGATGCGATTCTGAGTTCGCGGGTCGCCGACGTTCACGCGACGTTCAAGGGCGACGACCAGAAGAACAAAGGCCTGCTCTCGCGGATCTTGAGCTGGTTGTTTTAG